A DNA window from Hevea brasiliensis isolate MT/VB/25A 57/8 chromosome 2, ASM3005281v1, whole genome shotgun sequence contains the following coding sequences:
- the LOC110647910 gene encoding pentatricopeptide repeat-containing protein GUN1, chloroplastic isoform X1, with protein sequence MASTPPHCSITATKPYQNHPYPQNHLNNHRQSHRQNHHRRWTNQKVSLAKPPLCPSPRNAPKPGASTAATPQTQNPTFPSLSTLQSQKSELAADFSGRRSTRFVSKLHFGRPKATLSTRHTSVAEEALQHVVLYGKDDKALENVLLNFESRFCGSDDYTFLLRELGNRGDSSKAVRCFEFAVRREKRKNEQGKLASAMISTLGRLGKVELAKAVFETALREGYGNTVYAFSALISAYGRSGYCNEAIKVFYSMKDYGLKPNLVTYNAVIDACGKGGLEFKKVAEIFDEMLENGVQPDRITFNSLLAACSRGGLWEAARSLFSEMVNRGIDQDIFTYNTLLDAVCKGGQMDMAFEIMSEMPAKNLLPNVVTYSTMIDGYAKAGRLDDALNLFYEMKFLGICLDRVSYNTLLSVYAKLGRFDEALDVCKEMENSGIRKDVVTYNALLGGYGKQCKYDDLRRVFKEMKGAHISPNLLTYSTLIDVYSKGGLYKEAMEIFREFKQAGLKADVVLYTALIDALCKNGLVESSVTLLDEMTKEGIRPNVVTYNSIIDAFGRSPTAQCVVDDVGEARELQVKSSSSSVVQEVRESIEIKMTDREDNRIIKIFGQLAAEKECQENNSGRQEILCILGVFQKMHELEIKPNVVTFSAILNACSRCDSFEDASILLEELRLFDNQVYGVAHGLLMGYRENIWVQAQSLFDEVKLMDSSTASAFYNALTDMLWHFGQKRGAQLVVLEGKRRQVWENVWTDSCLDLHLMSSGAARAMVHAWLLNIRSIVFEGRELPKLLRCATVHTSICEGMSLLLMFQLHEGQFYALVLFFSILTGWGKHSKVVGDSALRRAVEALLIGMGAPFRLAKCNLGRFISAGSVAAAWLRESGTLKVLVLHDDRTHPENVRFDQISNLQMLPL encoded by the exons ATGGCGTCAACGCCACCACACTGCTCAATCACTGCAACCAAGCCTTATCAGAACCACCCATACCCACAGAATCACTTAAACAATCACCGCCAAAGCCACCGCCAGAACCACCACCGTCGCTGGACCAATCAGAAAGTCTCTCTTGCTAAACCCCCTCTCTGTCCCTCTCCCCGCAATGCGCCAAAACCCGGTGCTTCCACCGCTGCCACTCCTCAGACCCAGAATCCTACCTTCCCTTCTCTATCTACTCTTCAATCACAGAAATCTGAGCTCGCGGCCGATTTTTCGGGTCGCCGCTCCACCCGATTCGTATCCAAGCTCCACTTTGGGCGTCCGAAGGCCACTCTGAGTACCCGCCACACCTCAGTCGCTGAGGAAGCGTTGCAACACGTGGTCCTGTATGGAAAAGACGATAAGGCCCTTGAGAATGTGTTGCTCAATTTCGAGTCTCGCTTCTGTGGCTCCGATGATTATACTTTCTTGCTTCGGGAGCTTGGAAACAGAGGAGACTCTTCTAAAGCGGTACGATGCTTCGAGTTTGCAGTGAGAAGGGAAAAGAGGAAAAACGAGCAAGGAAAATTAGCTAGTGCCATGATTAGTACTCTTGGTAGATTAGGTAAAGTGGAGCTTGCGAAGGCTGTGTTCGAGACTGCTCTTAGAGAGGGTTATGGTAACACTGTTTATGCTTTCTCTGCTTTAATTAGTGCCTATGGGAGAAGTGGTTATTGCAACGAGGCTATTAAGGTTTTTTATTCAATGAAGGATTATGGGCTGAAGCCGAATTTAGTCACTTACAATGCTGTAATTGATGCGTGTGGGAAAGGGGGTTTGGAGTTTAAGAAAGTGGCGGAGATCTTTGATGAAATGTTGGAAAATGGAGTGCAACCAGACCGAATTACATTTAATTCACTCCTTGCTGCGTGTAGTAGAGGGGGGCTATGGGAGGCAGCTAGGAGTTTGTTTAGTGAAATGGTGAATAGAGGGATTGATCAAGATATATTCACTTATAATACGCTTTTGGATGCAGTCTGTAAAGGTGGGCAAATGGACATGGCTTTTGAGATCATGTCGGAGATGCCTGCCAAGAATTTATTGCCTAACGTTGTTACTTACAGTACTATGATTGACGGGTATGCTAAAGCTGGTAGATTAGATGATGCTCTTAATTTGTTCTATGAAATGAAGTTTCTGGGGATTTGTTTGGATAGAGTTTcatataatactttactttctgTTTATGCTAAGCTTGGAAGGTTTGACGAGGCCTTGGATGTTTGTAAGGAGATGGAGAATTCTGGTATTAGGAAAGATGTTGTGACTTATAATGCGCTTTTGGGTGGGTATGGGAAACAATGCAAGTATGATGACTTGAGGAGAGTGTTTAAGGAGATGAAAGGGGCACACATTTCACCTAATTTACTAACCTATTCAACCTTGATTGATGTTTACTCAAAAGGTGGTCTATACAAGGAAGCAATGGAAATTTTTAGGGAGTTTAAGCAGGCAGGATTGAAGGCTGACGTTGTTCTTTATACTGCACTTATAGATGCTCTGTGCAAGAATGGATTAGTGGAATCTTCTGTGACTTTACTTGATGAGATGACTAAAGAGGGAATTAGGCCTAATGTTGTCACTTATAATTCTATAATTGATGCTTTTGGCCGGTCACCAACAGCACAATGCGTGGTTGATGATGTTGGTGAAGCCAGAGAATTGCAAGTTAAGTCTTCATCTTCAAGTGTTGTTCAAGAAGTTCGAGAATCTATTGAAATTAAGATGACTGATAGGGAAGATAATAGGATCATAAAGATTTTTGGGCAGCTTGCTGCTGAGAAGGAATGTCAGGAAAATAACAGTGGCAGGCAGGAAATTTTGTGCATTTTGGGTGTCTTTCAGAAGATGCACGAACTGGAAATCAAACCAAATGTTGTCACTTTCTCTGCCATTTTAAATGCTTGCAG TCGATGTGATTCCTTTGAAGATGCTTCAATTTTATTGGAGGAGCTTCGGTTATTTGATAATCAGGTCTATGGTGTGGCACATGGACTTCTAATGGGTTACAGAGAAAACATTTGGGTGCAAGCACAGTCCCTATTTGATGAAGTAAAGTTGATGGACTCTTCAACAGCATCTGCCTTTTATAATGCTCTGACTGACATGCTATGGCACTTTGGCCAG AAACGAGGGGCCCAACTGGTTGTGCTTGAAGGGAAACGTCGGCAAGTATGGGAGAATGTCTGGACTGATTCTTGCTTAGATTTGCATTTGATGTCTTCTGGTGCTGCTAGAGCAATGGTTCATGCATGGTTGTTGAACATACGCTCTATTGTGTTCGAGGGCCGTGAATTGCCAAAATTGTTAAGGTGTGCAACTGTTCATACTTCTATTTGTGAAGGAATGTCTCTGTTATTGATGTTTCAACTTCATGAAGGACAATTCTATGCACTTGTTCTTTTTTTCAGCATTTTGACTGGATGGGGCAAGCACAGCAAAGTAGTAGGCGATAGTGCACTAAGGCGAGCTGTTGAGGCGCTTCTAATTGGCATGGGTGCACCCTTTCGGTTAGCCAAATGCAACTTAGGTCGATTTATATCAGCGGGATCTGTTGCTGCTGCCTGGTTAAGAGAATCGGGCACACTAAAAGTTCTTGTACTCCATGATGATAGAACTCATCCTGAAAATGTGAGGTTTGATCAAATCTCTAATTTACAGATGCTTCCCTTGTAG
- the LOC110647910 gene encoding pentatricopeptide repeat-containing protein GUN1, chloroplastic isoform X2, which produces MASTPPHCSITATKPYQNHPYPQNHLNNHRQSHRQNHHRRWTNQKVSLAKPPLCPSPRNAPKPGASTAATPQTQNPTFPSLSTLQSQKSELAADFSGRRSTRFVSKLHFGRPKATLSTRHTSVAEEALQHVVLYGKDDKALENVLLNFESRFCGSDDYTFLLRELGNRGDSSKAVRCFEFAVRREKRKNEQGKLASAMISTLGRLGKVELAKAVFETALREGYGNTVYAFSALISAYGRSGYCNEAIKVFYSMKDYGLKPNLVTYNAVIDACGKGGLEFKKVAEIFDEMLENGVQPDRITFNSLLAACSRGGLWEAARSLFSEMVNRGIDQDIFTYNTLLDAVCKGGQMDMAFEIMSEMPAKNLLPNVVTYSTMIDGYAKAGRLDDALNLFYEMKFLGICLDRVSYNTLLSVYAKLGRFDEALDVCKEMENSGIRKDVVTYNALLGGYGKQCKYDDLRRVFKEMKGAHISPNLLTYSTLIDVYSKGGLYKEAMEIFREFKQAGLKADVVLYTALIDALCKNGLVESSVTLLDEMTKEGIRPNVVTYNSIIDAFGRSPTAQCVVDDVGEARELQVKSSSSSVVQEVRESIEIKMTDREDNRIIKIFGQLAAEKECQENNSGRQEILCILGVFQKMHELEIKPNVVTFSAILNACSRCDSFEDASILLEELRLFDNQVYGVAHGLLMGYRENIWVQAQSLFDEVKLMDSSTASAFYNALTDMLWHFGQKRGAQLVVLEGKRRQVWENVWTDSCLDLHLMSSGAARAMVHAWLLNIRSIVFEGRELPKLLSILTGWGKHSKVVGDSALRRAVEALLIGMGAPFRLAKCNLGRFISAGSVAAAWLRESGTLKVLVLHDDRTHPENVRFDQISNLQMLPL; this is translated from the exons ATGGCGTCAACGCCACCACACTGCTCAATCACTGCAACCAAGCCTTATCAGAACCACCCATACCCACAGAATCACTTAAACAATCACCGCCAAAGCCACCGCCAGAACCACCACCGTCGCTGGACCAATCAGAAAGTCTCTCTTGCTAAACCCCCTCTCTGTCCCTCTCCCCGCAATGCGCCAAAACCCGGTGCTTCCACCGCTGCCACTCCTCAGACCCAGAATCCTACCTTCCCTTCTCTATCTACTCTTCAATCACAGAAATCTGAGCTCGCGGCCGATTTTTCGGGTCGCCGCTCCACCCGATTCGTATCCAAGCTCCACTTTGGGCGTCCGAAGGCCACTCTGAGTACCCGCCACACCTCAGTCGCTGAGGAAGCGTTGCAACACGTGGTCCTGTATGGAAAAGACGATAAGGCCCTTGAGAATGTGTTGCTCAATTTCGAGTCTCGCTTCTGTGGCTCCGATGATTATACTTTCTTGCTTCGGGAGCTTGGAAACAGAGGAGACTCTTCTAAAGCGGTACGATGCTTCGAGTTTGCAGTGAGAAGGGAAAAGAGGAAAAACGAGCAAGGAAAATTAGCTAGTGCCATGATTAGTACTCTTGGTAGATTAGGTAAAGTGGAGCTTGCGAAGGCTGTGTTCGAGACTGCTCTTAGAGAGGGTTATGGTAACACTGTTTATGCTTTCTCTGCTTTAATTAGTGCCTATGGGAGAAGTGGTTATTGCAACGAGGCTATTAAGGTTTTTTATTCAATGAAGGATTATGGGCTGAAGCCGAATTTAGTCACTTACAATGCTGTAATTGATGCGTGTGGGAAAGGGGGTTTGGAGTTTAAGAAAGTGGCGGAGATCTTTGATGAAATGTTGGAAAATGGAGTGCAACCAGACCGAATTACATTTAATTCACTCCTTGCTGCGTGTAGTAGAGGGGGGCTATGGGAGGCAGCTAGGAGTTTGTTTAGTGAAATGGTGAATAGAGGGATTGATCAAGATATATTCACTTATAATACGCTTTTGGATGCAGTCTGTAAAGGTGGGCAAATGGACATGGCTTTTGAGATCATGTCGGAGATGCCTGCCAAGAATTTATTGCCTAACGTTGTTACTTACAGTACTATGATTGACGGGTATGCTAAAGCTGGTAGATTAGATGATGCTCTTAATTTGTTCTATGAAATGAAGTTTCTGGGGATTTGTTTGGATAGAGTTTcatataatactttactttctgTTTATGCTAAGCTTGGAAGGTTTGACGAGGCCTTGGATGTTTGTAAGGAGATGGAGAATTCTGGTATTAGGAAAGATGTTGTGACTTATAATGCGCTTTTGGGTGGGTATGGGAAACAATGCAAGTATGATGACTTGAGGAGAGTGTTTAAGGAGATGAAAGGGGCACACATTTCACCTAATTTACTAACCTATTCAACCTTGATTGATGTTTACTCAAAAGGTGGTCTATACAAGGAAGCAATGGAAATTTTTAGGGAGTTTAAGCAGGCAGGATTGAAGGCTGACGTTGTTCTTTATACTGCACTTATAGATGCTCTGTGCAAGAATGGATTAGTGGAATCTTCTGTGACTTTACTTGATGAGATGACTAAAGAGGGAATTAGGCCTAATGTTGTCACTTATAATTCTATAATTGATGCTTTTGGCCGGTCACCAACAGCACAATGCGTGGTTGATGATGTTGGTGAAGCCAGAGAATTGCAAGTTAAGTCTTCATCTTCAAGTGTTGTTCAAGAAGTTCGAGAATCTATTGAAATTAAGATGACTGATAGGGAAGATAATAGGATCATAAAGATTTTTGGGCAGCTTGCTGCTGAGAAGGAATGTCAGGAAAATAACAGTGGCAGGCAGGAAATTTTGTGCATTTTGGGTGTCTTTCAGAAGATGCACGAACTGGAAATCAAACCAAATGTTGTCACTTTCTCTGCCATTTTAAATGCTTGCAG TCGATGTGATTCCTTTGAAGATGCTTCAATTTTATTGGAGGAGCTTCGGTTATTTGATAATCAGGTCTATGGTGTGGCACATGGACTTCTAATGGGTTACAGAGAAAACATTTGGGTGCAAGCACAGTCCCTATTTGATGAAGTAAAGTTGATGGACTCTTCAACAGCATCTGCCTTTTATAATGCTCTGACTGACATGCTATGGCACTTTGGCCAG AAACGAGGGGCCCAACTGGTTGTGCTTGAAGGGAAACGTCGGCAAGTATGGGAGAATGTCTGGACTGATTCTTGCTTAGATTTGCATTTGATGTCTTCTGGTGCTGCTAGAGCAATGGTTCATGCATGGTTGTTGAACATACGCTCTATTGTGTTCGAGGGCCGTGAATTGCCAAAATTGTTAAG CATTTTGACTGGATGGGGCAAGCACAGCAAAGTAGTAGGCGATAGTGCACTAAGGCGAGCTGTTGAGGCGCTTCTAATTGGCATGGGTGCACCCTTTCGGTTAGCCAAATGCAACTTAGGTCGATTTATATCAGCGGGATCTGTTGCTGCTGCCTGGTTAAGAGAATCGGGCACACTAAAAGTTCTTGTACTCCATGATGATAGAACTCATCCTGAAAATGTGAGGTTTGATCAAATCTCTAATTTACAGATGCTTCCCTTGTAG